A single region of the Kwoniella botswanensis chromosome 1, complete sequence genome encodes:
- a CDS encoding carbamoyl-phosphate synthase, large subunit — protein sequence MAPSVPGFEGVVPSSDIPPAQQAVSVAPAGHSAVDVTPPASPAPAATSPRPIVNRASSFIAPAPKPLGSLHPPATLKGIDWEGMPEEPKWDESMGEPDAVLELADGLALAGHSFGAKRSVAGECVFQTGMVGYPESLTDPSYSSQILILTYPLIGNYGVPERPNVATSNIPTSEDAHNVPPPTHLLDSLPLEFESSHIHIAALVVANYHPSFSHHLANSSLGQWLKEQGIPAIWGVDTRMLTKRLREGGVLLGRVLAKQGASAVDSQPRGRESQSGVLGGVSRLLNGLSAPSMARSNSTDNFASNWKEDYESVPFYDPNDTNLVAKVSTQQPTLYTATTGSEKKINPKTGKQLRVVAIDVGMKWNQIRCFRERGVEVKVVPWNYDFNAETEPYDGLFVSNGPGDPSMVKETISNLSKALEIGKVPIFGICLGHQLLALASGASTRKMKYGNRGMNLPCTCSSSGRCYITSQNHGYEVDVSTLKNGWEAFFTNANDQSNEGIWMGKNGKPFFSVQFHPESAPGPRDTEFIFDVFIKSMVDSAREGKLVPIDMPGGDLADNIAARPKEHVKKVLVLGSGGLSIGQAGEFDYSGSQAIKALKEEGIYTILVNPNIATIQTSKGLADKVYFLPVTPEFVRKIIKHEKPDGIYCTFGGQTALSVGIKLKDEFASLGVKVLGTPIETIITTEDRDLFAKAMEEIGEKCAESASAVNLQEAIEAANRIGYPVIVRAAYALGGLGSGFAQDDEQLTELCNKAFATSPQVLVEKSMKGWKEIEYEVVRDCRNNCITVCNMENFDPLGIHTGDSIVVAPSQTLSDADYNMLRTTAVNVIRHLGVVGECNIQYALNPYSKEYCIIEVNARLSRSSALASKATGYPLAFIAAKLGLNIPLNEIKNSVTKLTSACFEPSLDYCVVKIPRWDLKKFNRVSTALSSSMKSVGEVMAIGRTFEETIQKAIRCIDDRFPGFGDHIDVEDIDHEIANPTDQRLFALATALKRGYSVEKLNKMSNIDPWFLTRLERLSKTEKLIGTYNASTVPNQLIRNAKQLGFSDRQIAKALNSNELAVRRLRIEAGISPYVKQIDTVAAEFPAFTNYLYTTYNASEHDVTFDDNGVMVLGSGVYRIGSSVEFDWCAVRAIRTLREQGMKTVMINYNPETVSTDYDEADKLYFENISLETVLDIYDIERSSGLVLSMGGQTPNNIALALHRQNVKIYGTSPEMIDTAENRYKFSRMLDKIGVDQPLWKELTSFSEAKTFCDKVGYPVLVRPSYVLSGAAMNVVFSEDDLESYLTQATDVSRDHPVVISKYIEEAKEIEMDAVARDGKMVMHYISEHVENAGVHSGDATLILPPQDLDPETIRKIEIATQKIGQALNVTGPYNIQFIAKNNEIKVIECNLRAARSFPFVSKVTGIDAIELATKVMLGFPVTPYPDVKLPPNYVGVKVPQFSFSRLSGADPVLGVEMASTGEVACFGKDKYDAYLKALISTGIRPPKKNILLSIGSFKEKLEMLPVVHKLHRQGYNLFATAGTSDFFQEHGIPVKFLEALGSVNDLNPQKAEYSLTQHLANNLIDLYINLPSKNRSRRPASYISQGYRSRRMAVDFAIPLITNVKCAKLFIEAVLKKPTFDITSVDYKTSHETFSFPSLVSVQAFVPGAAEPNSNDFSEASQAAIRGGFTVMQMVPQGVASAVEDEISLQRAQANATGASHCDYFFSVAATAENASRLQDAIAAGAKALFIPFNNFFGSVNKVTSVAQHFAAWPADKPIVTDARATDLASILLLASLNNRSIHIASVSTRDDILLIALAKEKGLNVTCDVSIYALFYSQADYPAAKCLPTADDQQALWDNLATIDIFSVGVLPFELGTALGNSVSPSSGVAESLPLLLTAVADDKLTLEDISLRLSENPRTIFGLPEQSQTYVEVEVNRRSTFSPQAADTWSPLDGKSIAGAIHRVVINGHSVFLDGLSFSMPLGRDVSTAGNRTTGTAKQARGSFALQKRPSISALLSPTMERPASFGPPANDKLMSLSSIAAVNTSPVRNLLSLQTHPAFSRRHILSVKQFDREDLHVLFNLASEMRAQVERSGAVDTLKGRVLCTLFYEPSTRTSTSFEAAMKRCGGEVVQVSASTSSVQKGESLADTIRTVGCYSDAIVLRHPSVGSSKAAAKSSPVPIINAGDGIGEHPTQSLLDVFCIREELGSVNGITVTLIGDLKNGRTVHSLVKLLSLYDVTINFVSPPSLTMPDSVKSEASRAGVRWSESTVLSDDIIAKSDVLYATRVQKERFENVTEYESVKDIYVINNDVLAKAKESAIVMHPLPRVNEIDPEVDFDSKRAAYFRQMRYGLFVRMALLTLVLGA from the exons ATGGCTCCTTCCGTACCAGGTTTCGAAGGTGTCGTACCTTCCAGCGACATCCCACCTGCTCAACAGGCGGTCTCTGTAGCTCCCGCTGGTCACTCTGCTGTCGATGTCACTCCACCAGCTTCACCAGCTCCCGCAGCTACTTCCCCTCGGCCTATTGTCAACCGTGCGTCTTCCTTCATCGCCCCTGCTCCTAAGCCATTAGGTAGTCTTCACCCACCAGCTACTCTCAAAGGTATTGACTGGGAGGGTATGCCCGAAGAGCCCAAATGGGACGAATCTATGGGAGAACCAGATGCTGTTCTCGAACTTGCCGACGGCTTAGCTTTGGCTGGTCACTCTTTCGGTGCTAAGAGATCAGTAGCAGGAGAATGTGTCTTCCAAACTG GTATGGTCGGTTACCCCGAGTCGTTGACCGATCCTTCTTACTCCTCTCAAatcctcattctcacctACCCCTTGATTGGTAACTACGGTGTACCCGAAAGACCTAATGTCGCTACCTCCAACATCCCCACTTCCGAGGACGCTCATAACGTTCCTCCTCCTACACACCTCCTCGACTCTCTTCCCCTTGAATTCGAGTCTTCTCACATCCACATTGCCGCCCTCGTTGTAGCCAATTACCACCCAAGTTTCTCTCACCATCTCGCCAACTCCAGTCTTGGTCAATGGCTTAAGGAACAAGGTATCCCCGCTATCTGGGGTGTCGACACTAGAATGTTGACCAAAAGACTTAGAGAAGGTGGTGTCCTTCTTGGTCGAGTCCTCGCTAAACAAGGTGCCTCGGCTGTTGATAGTCAACCAAGAGGTAGAGAATCTCAATCGGGAGTTCTCGGTGGAGTTTCTAGACTTCTCAACGGTCTTTCGGCTCCTTCAATGGCTAGATCCAACTCTACAGACAATTTCGCTTCGAACTGGAAAGAAGATTACGAGTCTGTACCTTTCTATGACCCCAACGATACCAACCTTGTCGCCAAGGTTTCCACCCAACAACCCACTCTCTACACCGCTACCACCGGGTcagagaagaaaatcaacCCTAAAACCGGCAAGCAATTGCGAGTTGTCGCTATCGATGTTGGTATGAAGTGGAACCAGATTAGATGTTTCCGAGAAAGAGGTGTCGAGGTCAAGGTTGTTCCTTGG AATTATGACTTCAACGCTGAGACCGAACCATACGATGGTCTTTTCGTCTCTAACGGTCCTGGTGACCCATCGATGGTTAAAGAAACCATTTCCAACCTTTCCAAGGCTCTCGAAATCGGCAAAGTCCCTATCTTCGGTATCTGTCTTGGTCATCAACTTCTCGCTTTAGCCTCTGGCGCTTCCACtcgaaagatgaagtacGGTAACAGAGGTATGAACTTGCCTTGTACATGTTCATCTTCGGGTAGATGTTACATCACTTCTCAGAATCACGGTTACGAAGTCGACGTCTCTACCCTTAAGAACGGATGGGAAGCTTTCTTCACCAACGCCAATGATCAATCCAACGAAGGTATCTGGATGGGTAAGAACGGtaaacccttcttctcagtACAATTCCACCCCGAATCAGCTCCTGGTCCTCGAGACACCGAGTTCATCTTCGACGTCTTCATCAAGAGTATGGTCGACTCCGCCAGAGAAGGCAAACTCGTTCCTATCGACATGCCTGGTGGTGACCTCGCAGACAACATCGCTGCTAGACCTAAAGAACACGTCAAGAAGGTTCTTGTTCTCGGTTCCGGTGGTCTCTCTATCGGTCAAGCCGGTGAATTTGATTACTCCGGTTCTCAAGCTATCAAGGCtttgaaggaagaaggtatctACACCATCCTTGTTAACCCTAACATCGCTACCATTCAGACCTCGAAAGGTCTCGCGGACAAGGTGTACTTCCTTCCTGTTACACCTGAATTCGTacgaaagatcatcaagcaTGAGAAACCCGATGGTATCTACTGTACCTTCGGTGGTCAAACTGCCCTTTCAGTCGGTATCAAACTGAAAGACGAATTCGCCTCTCTCGGCGTCAAGGTACTTGGTACCCCCATCGAGACCATCATCACTACCGAAGATCGAGATCTCTTCGCCAAAGCTATGGAGGAAATTGGCGAGAAATGTGCTGAATCTGCCAGTGCCGTCAATCTCCAAGAAGCCATAGAAGCTGCCAACAGAATCGGTTATCCAGTCATTGTACGAGCTGCCTACGCTCTTGGTGGTCTCGGTTCTGGTTTcgctcaagatgatgagcaaCTTACCGAGCTCTGTAACAAGGCTTTCGCTACTTCTCCTCAAGTCCTGGTTGAGAAGTCAAtgaaaggttggaaagaAATCGAGTACGAGGTGGTCAGAGATTGCAGAAACAACTGTATCACTGTCTGTAACATGGAG AACTTCGACCCATTGGGTATCCACACTGGTGATTCCATCGTTGTCGCTCCGTCTCAAACCCTCTCAGATGCCGACTACAACATGCTTCGAACCACCGCTGTCAATGTTATCCGACATCTCGGTGTTGTCGGTGAATGTAACATCCAATACGCTCTCAACCCTTACTCCAAGGAATATTGTATCATTGAAGTCAATGCTCGTCTCTCTCGATCTTCTGCTCTTGCCTCTAAGGCTACTGGCTACCCTCTTGCGTTCATCGCCGCGAAATTGGGTCTCAACATCCCTCTTAACGAGATCAAGAACTCCGTTACCAAGCTCACTTCCGCTTGTTTCGAACCTTCATTAGATTACTGTGTAGTCAAGATTCCTCGATGGGACTTGAAGAAGTTCAACCGAGTTAGCACCGCTTTGAGCAGTTCCATGAAATCTGTTGGTGAAGTCATGGCTATTGGTCGAACTTTCGAAGAGACCATACAAAAAGCCATCAGGTGTATCGATGATCGATTCCCTGGTTTCGGTGATCACATCGATGTTGAAGACATTGATCACGAGATTGCCAATCCTACCGATCAACGTCTCTTCGCCCTTGCTACTGCACTCAAGAGGGGTTACTCTGTTGAGAAGCTCAACAAGATGTCTAACATCGACCCTTGGTTCTTGACCAGACTTGAGAGATTGTCCAAGACCGAGAAGCTCATTGG AACTTACAACGCATCTACCGTCCCCAATCAACTCATTCGAAACGCCAAGCAGCTCGGTTTCTCCGATCGACAAATCGCCAAAGCTCTCAACTCCAACGAGCTTGCCGTTCGAAGACTTCGTATCGAAGCTGGTATCTCTCCGTACGTAAAGCAGATCGATACCGTTGCTGCCGAGTTCCCGGCTTTCACCAACTACTTGTACACCACGTACAATGCCAGTGAACACGATGTCACCTTTGATGACAATGGTGTAATGGTACTCGGTTCTGGTGTGTACAGAATCGGTTCCTCCGTCGAGTTCGATTGGTGTGCTGTCAGAGCTATCCGAACATTACGAGAACAAGGCATGAAGACTGTCATGATCAATTACAACCCCGAAACAGTCTCTACCGATTATGACGAAGCAGACAAGCTCTACTTCGAGAATATCTCGCTCGAGACTGTCCTCGATATCTATGATATCGAACGATCAAGTGGTCTCGTTTTGTCTATGGGTGGTCAAACCCCTAACAACATTGCATTGGCTCTTCACCGACAAAACGTTAAGATTTACGGTACCTCCCCAGAAATGATCGATACCGCTGAGAACCGATACAAATTCTCTCGAATGCTCGACAAAATTGGTGTTGACCAACCTCTTTGGAAAGAGCTTACCAGTTTCTCCGAAGCCAAGACCTTCTGTGATAAGGTTGGATACCCTGTGCTTGTGCGACCATCCTATGTGCTCTCCGGTGCTGCCATGAATGTGGTCTTCTCCGAGGATGATCTCGAATCTTACCTCACTCAAGCTACCGACGTTTCTCGAGATCACCCTGTCGTCATCTCCAAGTATATCGAAGAGGCCAAGGAAATTGAGATGGATGCCGTCGCTCGAGACGGTAAGATGGTCATGCACTACATCTCCGAACACGTCGAAAATGCGGGTGTGCACTCTGGTGATGCTACACTCATCTTGCCTCCTCAAGATCTTGACCCCGAGACTATCAGAAAGATCGAAATCGCTACCCAGAAGATCGGTCAAGCTCTCAACGTCACTGGTCCATACAACATCCAGTTCATTGCCAAGAACAACGAAATCAAGGTTATCGAATGTAACTTGCGAGCTGCTCGATCTTTCCCATTCGTCTCGAAAGTCACTGGTATCGATGCTATCGAGCTTGCGACCAAAGTAATGCTTGGCTTCCCTGTCACTCCTTACCCAGACGTCAAATTGCCACCTAACTATGTTGGTGTCAAGGTTCCTCAATTCTCCTTCAGTCGATTGTCCGGTGCCGATCCTGTGTTAGGTGTAGAAATGGCTTCTACCGGTGAAGTCGCCTGTTTCGGTAAAGACAAATACGATGCTTATCTCAAAGCCCTCATCTCGACTGGTATCCGACCACCCAAGAAGAACATCTTGCTCTCTATCGGTTCTTTCAAGGAGAAATTAGAAATGTTACCTGTTGTCCACAAACTCCACAGGCAAGGCTACAACCTCTTTGCTACCGCTGGTACTTCCGATTTCTTCCAAGAGCATGGTATCCCCGTCAAGTTCCTTGAAGCTTTGGGTTCCGTCAACGACCTTAACCCTCAAAAGGCTGAATACTCTTTGACTCAGCACTTGGCCAAcaatttgattgatttgtACATCAATTTGCCATCCAAGAACCGATCTCGAAGACCTGCCTCTTACATCTCTCAAGGATATCGATCTCGACGAATGGCCGTTGACTTTGCTATTCCTCTGATTACCAACGTCAAATGTGCCAAACTCTTCATCGAAGCTGTCCTCAAGAAGCCTACTTTCGATATCACAAGTGTAGACTACAAGACTTCCCACGAaaccttctctttccccaGTCTTGTCTCCGTTCAAGCCTTCGTACCTGGTGCTGCCGAGCCCAACTCCAACGACTTCAGCGAGGCATCTCAGGCCGCTATCCGAGGTGGGTTCACTGTCATGCAAATGGTACCTCAAGGTGTAGCATCTGCCGTCGAAGACGAGATCTCTCTTCAACGAGCTCAAGCCAATGCCACTGGTGCTTCTCACTGCGACTACTTCTTCTCTGTTGCCGCCACTGCCGAGAACGCATCCAGACTTCAGGATGCTATCGCTGCAGGTGCTAAAGCCTTGTTCATACCATTCAACAACTTCTTCGGATCGGTCAACAAGGTCACCAGTGTTGCCCAACACTTTGCCGCTTGGCCAGCAGACAAGCCAATTGTCACCGACGCTCGAGCTACCGATCTCGCTTCGATCCTGCTTCTTGCTAGTTTGAACAACAGGTCGATCCACATCGCCAGTGTGTCTACCCGAGACGACATTTTGTTGATCGCTCTCGCCAAGGAGAAGGGATTGAATGTCACCTGCGATGTTTCAATCTACGCCTTATTCTACTCTCAAGCTGATTATCCTGCCGCCAAGTGTCTCCCTACCGCCGATGATCAACAAGCCCTCTGGGATAACTTGGCcaccatcgatatctttTCCGTCGGTGTTCTTCCTTTCGAGCTTGGAACCGCTCTTGGTAACTCAGTTTCTCCAAGTTCCGGTGTCGCTGAATCGCTACCTCTCCTGTTGACTGCTGTTGCGGATGACAAACTCACTCTCGAGGATATCTCCCTGAGACTCAGTGAGAACCCAAGAACCATCTTTGGCTTACCTGAACAGTCTCAAACATACGTCGAGGTCGAGGTAAACAGAAGGTCTACCTTCTCACCCCAAGCCGCTGACACTTGGTCACCTCTTGATGGCAAGTCCATCGCTGGAGCCATCCACCGAGTAGTCATCAACGGTCACTCAGTCTTCCTTGACGGTTTGTCCTTTTCCATGCCCCTCGGCCGAGACGTCTCGACTGCCGGAAACCGAACCACCGGGACCGCCAAACAAGCTCGTGGGTCTTTCGCCTTGCAGAAGCGACCTTCGATTTCAGCTCTCTTGTCTCCTACTATGGAACGACCTGCGTCTTTCGGTCCTCCAGCTAACGACAAACTCATGTCTTTGTCGTCCATCGCTGCTGTCAACACTTCTCCCGTCCGAAACCTCCTCTCACTTCAAACCCACCCAGCATTCTCTCGACGACATATCTTATCCGTCAAGCAATTCGACCGAGAAGATCTGCACGTTCTTTTCAACCTTGCTTCCGAGATGAGAGCTCAAGTGGAACGAAGTGGTGCAGTCGATACTCTCAAGGGTAGAGTGTTATGTACCCTTTTCTACGAACCATCCACTCGAACATCCACCTCTTTCGAGGCTGCCATGAAGCGATGTGGTGGTGAGGTCGTACAAGTTTccgcttctacctcttcgGTACAAAAGGGAGAATCGTTGGCCGATACTATCAGGACCGTTGGATGTTACTCCGACGCCATTGTCCTTCGACACCCCTCTGTCGGATCTAGTAAAGCAGCTGCCAAGTCGAGTCCGGTACCTATTATCAACGCCGGTGACGGTATCGGAGAACACCCAACTCAGAGTTTGTTGGATGTCTTCTGTATTCGAGAAGAATTGGGTTCAGTCAACGGTATCACCGTTACTTTGA TCGGTGACTTGAAGAACGGTCGAACTGTCCACTCTCTCGTTAAGCTTTTATCATTATACGACGTGACCATCAACTTTGtctcaccaccttcattGACCATGCCCGACTCTGTCAAGTCCGAGGCATCTCGAGCTGGTGTACGATGGAGCGAATCGACTGTCCTTTCcgatgatatcatcgctAAATCCGATGTTCTCTACGCTACGAGGGTACAGAAGGAACGATTTGAGAACGTGACTGAGTACGAATCTGTTAAGGATATCTACGTGATCAACAACGACGTCCTTGCCAAAGCCAAGGAATCGGCCATTGTCATGCACCCCTTACCTAGGGTTAACGAGATTGACCCAGAGGTTGATTTCGATTCGAAGAGAGCAGCGTACTTCAGACAAATGAGATATGGTCTTTTC GTCCGAATGGCTCTTCTCACACTTGTTCTTGGGGCTTGA